One Thalassophryne amazonica chromosome 10, fThaAma1.1, whole genome shotgun sequence genomic region harbors:
- the rangrf gene encoding ran guanine nucleotide release factor: MQSNSAAKVGGAGGGAEQQRRRPLFGGALSALLPHSATDVSELREIPDNQEVFAHAHSDQSLIVEMLEFQAQVEDQNAAGYHFEDIAQSNKAIQPGAFEVTSVVPLPKSELSLSECSSAWMLTGKQLVSKFDEAARNTVILHLGLFRLPQFSTDVLITFNDPMNISPDSSSAGTQSTDPWTLQDFHRVLCSLTLHNPGLFG, translated from the coding sequence ATGCAGAGCAACAGTGCTGCTAAGGTGGGAGGAGCAGGAGGCGGAGCAGAGCAGCAGCGGCGGCGGCCTCTGTTTGGAGGAGCGCTGTCGGCTCTGCTCCCCCACAGTGCCACGGACGTCAGTGAGCTGAGGGAGATCCCGGATAACCAGGAGGTGTTTGCCCACGCACACTCCGACCAGAGTCTGATCGTGGAGATGTTGGAGTTCCAGGCTCAGGTCGAGGACCAGAATGCTGCCGGGTATCACTTTGAGGACATTGCACAAAGTAACAAAGCCATACAACCTGGTGCCTTTGAAGTGACAAGTGTTGTGCCCCTGCCCAAATCTGAGCTTTCCCTGTCAGAGTGCAGCTCCGCCTGGATGCTCACTGGGAAGCAGCTTGTGTCCAAATTCGATGAAGCAGCCAGGAACACAGTGATCCTGCACCTGGGTCTGTTCCGCCTGCCGCAGTTCTCCACAGATGTCCTGATCACCTTCAACGATCCTATGAACATCAGTCCTGACAGCAGCAGTGCTGGGACACAGTCGACAGACCCGTGGACACTGCAGGACTTCCATCGCGTGTTATGCTCTCTGACTCTTCACAACCCGGGGTTGTTTGGTTAG
- the itpa gene encoding inosine triphosphate pyrophosphatase gives MAVSGGRSVVFVTGNAKKLEEVIQILGDKFPYKLVSKKIDLPEYQGEPDEISIHKCKEAARQIDGPVIVEDTCLCFRALGGLPGPYIKWFLDKLKPEGLYKLLAGFEDKSAWALCTFAFSAGKDEDVQLFRGITEGQIVEPRGPRDFGWDPCFQPDGFVKTYAEMPKEVKNSISHRYRALAAMSEHFSQPNSNSPQNKKKRHE, from the exons ATGGCTGTTTCTGGTGGAAGATCCGTGGTTTTCGTGACTGGAAACGCAAAGAAACTCGAAGAG GTGATTCAGATCCTAGGAGACAAGTTTCCCTACAAGCTAGTTTCAAAAAAGATTGACT TGCCGGAATACCAGGGGGAGCCAGATGAGATTTCCATACACAAATGTAAGGAGGCAGCACGACAG attgatGGGCCAGTCATAGTAGAGGACACCTGTCTGTGTTTCAGGGCTTTGGGAGGCCTACCTGGTCCTTACAT AAAATGGTTTCTGGATAAACTCAAACCAGAAG GCTTGTATAAACTCTTAGCTGGATTTGAAGATAAGTCAGCCTGGGCTCTCTGCACGTTTGCGTTCTCTGCTGGTAAAGATGAAGATGTGCAGCTCTTCAGAGGGATAACAGAG GGGCAGATTGTGGAACCCAGAGGCCCTCGAGACTTTGGATGGGACCCCTGCTTCCAACCGGATGGATTTGTCAAAAC CTACGCTGAGATGCCCAAAGAAGTGAAGAACTCGATCTCTCACCGATACCGGGCCCTAGCAGCCATGTCTGAACATTTCTCTCAGCCCAACAGTAATTCACCACAGAACAAGAAAAAGCGGCACGAATGA